One genomic segment of Candidatus Krumholzibacteriia bacterium includes these proteins:
- a CDS encoding type II toxin-antitoxin system HicB family antitoxin encodes MAQYKARVRQEADGSWVASAVALPNCWSRAAGRDEALAKLRDEIRYRIEYCPCTGVDDEYVRVEVIAAEEKDAAVRSAVLAAPAAGGTAARAHAAGAPPVLASPWSSARPATPASLSGAAGCPSEPARSEGAASSHRSASDPPRRGWRRWDD; translated from the coding sequence ATGGCCCAGTACAAGGCACGCGTTCGTCAGGAAGCCGACGGTTCCTGGGTGGCGTCGGCCGTAGCCCTCCCCAACTGTTGGAGTCGAGCAGCTGGGCGCGACGAGGCCCTCGCCAAGCTGCGCGACGAGATCCGCTACCGCATCGAGTACTGCCCGTGCACCGGCGTGGACGACGAGTACGTCCGCGTCGAGGTGATCGCCGCTGAGGAAAAAGACGCAGCGGTGCGCAGTGCCGTCCTTGCTGCTCCCGCTGCCGGCGGCACCGCGGCCCGCGCGCACGCTGCCGGCGCCCCGCCGGTGCTTGCCTCCCCTTGGTCGTCGGCACGTCCGGCGACGCCAGCCTCGCTTTCCGGTGCGGCAGGCTGCCCGAGCGAGCCCGCCCGCAGCGAAGGTGCCGCGTCTTCACACCGCTCTGCCTCCGACCCGCCGCGCCGAGGCTGGCGCCGGTGGGACGATTGA